A part of Rhinatrema bivittatum chromosome 16, aRhiBiv1.1, whole genome shotgun sequence genomic DNA contains:
- the LOC115077341 gene encoding olfactory receptor 6M1-like: MGCRNETLVTEFILQGFPRIPQLQISLFVLLLVIYLITLTGNILMMVIIWLDYRLHKPMYFFLMNLAFLETCFISLLIPKMLVDLLSEKKTITFTGCMAQCYLYFLMATADFFLLATMSYDRYVAICHPLHYSTIMSNKICVQLVLGCWAGASLFLLLPIILLSRLPFCGPNVINHFFCDNSALLKLACAETDFIKLINLVTSIIVIMGSLLLTMVTYMYIISTILKIPSAHGRNKAFSTCASHLSMVTISFGSAIFIEIRPAGKKSTDLDKVVLIVSSTLAPMLNPFIYTLRNDKVKEALRDALQRSALFWREC, encoded by the coding sequence ATGGGATGTAGAAATGAGACCCTGGTGACAGAATTCATTTTACAAGGGTTTCCCAGAATTCCTCAACTTCAGATTTCACTTTTTGTTCTACTTTTAGTGATCTACCTCATCACACTCACTGGGAACATTTTAATGATGGTGATCATATGGCTGGACTACCGTCTTCACAAACCCATGTATTTTTTCCTTATGAACCTGGCTTTCCTAGAAACCTGTTTCATATCACTGCTCATCCCTAAAATGCTGGTTGACCTTTTATCTGAGAAAAAGACAATTACTTTCACTGGCTGTATGGCCCAGTGctatttatattttcttatgGCGACAGCAGATTTCTTTCTTCTAGCAACCATGTCTTATGATCGCTACGTAGCCATCTGTCACCCATTGCATTATTCCACCATTATGAGCAACAAGATATGCGTTCAGTTGGTTCTTGGTTGCTGGGCAGGAgcttctctgttccttcttttGCCGATTATCCTGCTGTCCAGGTTGCCTTTCTGTGGCCCCAATGTGATAAACCACTTCTTCTGTGACAACTCAGCATTGCTAAAACTGGCCTGTGCAGAAACAGACTTTATCAAGTTGATTAATTTAGTTACATCCATCATTGTAATAATGGGCTCCTTACTATTAACAATGGTGACCTATATGTATATCATATCCACTATTCTGAAAATCCCTTCAGCCCATGGGCGAAATAAGGCTTTTTCTACGTGTGCTTCTCATCTCAGCATGGTGACCATAAGCTTTGGGAGTGCTATATTTATAGAGATCAGGCCAGCAGGAAAGAAATCTACAGATCTGGATAAAGTAGTGCTTATAGTGAGCAGTACATTAGCACCCATGTTGAATCCCTTCATTTATACCCTCAGAAATGATAAGGTGAAGGAAGCTCTGCGAGATGCCCTACAACGCAGTGCACTCTTCtggagggagtgctag
- the LOC115077343 gene encoding olfactory receptor 6N1-like produces MTSWQKGNETGVTEFIILGFPCNPRIQILLFVVFLAIYILTMVSNAIIVILVKLHHQLHTPMYFFLSNYSFLEMGYVSASLPKLLENFLTGNNKISFSGCVVQLYLFTTFGITDTFFLVLMAYDRYLAICKPLHYTRIMNARTCALSAAASWTMGTLVASVFIMLVARLPFCGPNVIDHILCESSPLMKLSCSDVSYVQMVFSIMASTSILGTLLLIVVSYAFIISTIMRIPSAVGRKKALSTCSSHITVVVIFYTTLCVMYVKSPGTESSPHQDKVVSLMYGIITPCLNPFIYSLRNKDVKEAIRKVINRNKAFHKGLRGEF; encoded by the coding sequence ATGACATCATGGCAGAAGGGAAATGAAACTGGTGTCACTGAATTCATTATCCTTGGATTTCCGTGTAATCCCAGGATACAGATCTTACTCTTTGTGGTATTTCTCGCCATCTACATATTAACCATGGTATCTAATGCAATAATTGTTATTCTTGTAAAGCTTCATCATCAGCTtcacacccccatgtactttttccttaGTAACTACTCCTTCCTAGAGATGGGCTATGTATCTGCAAGTCTTCCGAAATTACTTGAAAACTTTCTCACGGGAAATAATAAGATTTCATTCTCTGGCTGTGTTGTTCAGCTGTATCTATTCACTACTTTTGGAATAACGGACACATTTTTCTTAGTATTAATGGCATATGATAGATATTTGGCCATCTGCAAACCTTTGCATTATACAAGGATTATGAATGCAAGAACATGTGCCCTTTCAGCAGCGGCATCATGGACTATGGGTACTCTTGTTGCTTCTGTATTCATCATGTTGGTAGCTAGGTTACCTTTCTGTGGCCCCAACGTGATTGACCATATCCTCTGTGAATCATCCCCTTTGATGAAACTGTCCTGCTCAGATGTTTCATATGTACAAATGGTGTTTTCAATAATGGCATCCACTTCCATTCTTGGCACCCTACTGCTCATCGTGGTCTCCTACGCTTTCATCATATCCACAATTATGAGAATTCCATCTGCagtgggcaggaagaaggcttTGTCCACCTGTAGCTCCCACATCACTGTTGTCGTCATATTCTACACAACACTCTGTGTGATGTACGTCAAGTCTCCTGGGACAGAAAGCAGCCCTCATCAAGATAAAGTTGTTTCACTTATGTATGGCATTATTACACCATGCTTGAATCCCTTCATCTATAGTCTAAGAAATAAGGATGTAAAAGAAGCAATACGGAAAGTTATAAACAGGAACAAAGCATTCCACAAGggactaagaggtgaattttaa
- the LOC115077344 gene encoding extracellular calcium-sensing receptor-like — protein MFNICPLSFQVRSYREVLVVAFAIQEINHNPDILPNITLGFRIHGSCFSTALAVASTLSLLSGTEDLVPNYQCPSSAPLLGAIGEANPEISITIASLLGVYKIPQISYGSSISELSDKILFPSFFRTVPNTLLETQAMALLLQYFGWSWVGIFADENDYGVSSLENEITRLGGCVAFLEKILITPSKEIVMRIVKTVKQSTAKVIVVYAHVSSVALIFKAIAKENIQGKVWVGTTAFIITPDYFPDDTWQSLNGTLAMALHVNDIHGFKDFVYSIQPSTSKDDIFIKPFWEKAFSCTWQEDIHNQTQMINISRGPSFCTGTEKVEHLDPALFDFNNLRYTYNAYLAVYAFAHALHTLLSCKADDGSLSTGSCGTIDKIHPQEVLQHLRHGRFVTGSGEEMFFDKNGDPPAIYDILNWQIFPNRTYQSITVGHFNFSAPQGERVTINDSSIAWNSFFSKVPDSVCSASCPPGFRKAAREGEPVCCFECIPCADGEITNQTDAVDCQNCPDDQWSNRNHDTCIPRIIEFLSYEDPLGSVLSAISILCSLVTIAILCIFIKYKDTPIVKANNRELSYLLLLSLVFCFLSSLLFIGRPTNVTCILRQTAFGVIFSLSVSCILAKTIIVVVAFNATKPNSALKKWVGTRIPSYLVPLCSIIQFILCLVWLGTAPPYSSVNLEIAQKIIIQCSEGSIELFYAMMGYLGFLACVSFIVAFLARNLPDSFNEAKYITFSLLVFVSVWISFIPAYLSTRGKYMVAVEVFAILASSTGLLGCIFFPKVYIILMKPDRNTKDYLLGKTSVRSRTEFS, from the exons ATGTTTAATATATGTCCTCTTAGCTTCCAGGTGCGGTCCTACCGGGAGGTGCTGGTGGTAGCCTTTGCCATACAGGAGATAAACCACAATCCTGACATTTTGCCGAATATCACCTTGGGATTTAGGATCCACGGCTCCTGTTTCTCAACAGCTCTGGCCGTGGCGAGTACCCTGTCACTGCTCTCAGGAACAGAGGACCTCGTGCCAAACTACCAATGTCCCTCCAGTGCCCCATTATTAGGGGCAATAGGAGAAGCCAATCCTGAAATCAGTATCACTATAGCAAGTTTACTAGGTGTCTATAAGATTCCACAG ATCAGCTATGGATCCAGTATTTCAGAACTGAGTGACAaaattctcttcccttcctttttccGTACTGTTCCCAATACCTTGCTAGAAACTCAGGCCATGGCTCTCTTACTTCAATATTTTGGCTGGAGCTGGGTAGGAATATTTGCTGATGAAAATGACTATGGTGTTAGCAGTCTAGAAAATGAAATCACAAGGCTCGGAGGATGTGTGGCCTTTTTAGAAAAAATCCTCATTACCCCTTCCAAGGAAATAGTGATGAGGATTGTAAAAACTGTAAAACAGTCTACAGCAAAAGTAATTGTTGTTTATGCACATGTGAGCAGTGTTGCCCTTATATTTAAGGCAATTGCTAAGGAGAATATCCAGGGTAAGGTCTGGGTTGGCACAACTGCCTTTATCATCACCCCAGACTATTTTCCTGATGACACCTGGCAGTCACTGAATGGTACCCTGGCAATGGCTTTGCACGTCAATGATATTCATGGATTCAAAGACTTTGTGTACAGCATCCAGCCTTCCACTTCTAAGGATGATATCTTCATTAAACCTTTCTGGGAGAAAGCATTTAGTTGTACATGGCAAGAAGATATCCACAATCAGACCCAGATGATCAATATCAGTAGAGGCCCTTCGTTTTGCACAGGGACTGAGAAGGTAGAACATTTAGACCCTGCTTTATTTGATTTCAACAATTTAAGATATACCTACAATGCATATCTAGCTGTGTATGCATTTGCACATGCCCTGCATACTCTACTTTCCTGTAAAGCTGATGATGGATCATTGTCTACAGGATCATGTGGTACAATTGATAAAATCCATCCGCAAGAG GTTCTACAGCATCTCAGACATGGCCGTTTTGTCACTGGATCTGGTGAGGAGATGTTTTTTGATAAGAACGGTGACCCTCCAGCCATTTATGACATTCTGAACTGGCAGATATTTCCAAATAGGACTTATCAGTCTATAACAGTAGGGCACTTCAATTTTTCAGCTCCACAAGGTGAACGGGTCACCATCAACGACAGCTCCATTGCTTGGAATTCATTCTTTTCTAAG GTGCCAGACTCAGTCTGCAGTGCCAGCTGCCCTCCCGGGTTCAGGAAAGCCGCAAGAGAGGGAGAGCCCGTCTGCTGCTTTGAATGCATCCCCTGCGCTGATGGAGAGATCACCAATCAGACTG ATGCTGTTGACTGTCAGAATTGCCCAGATGATCAATGGTCAAATAGGAATCATGATACCTGCATTCCCAGAATTATCGAATTCCTGTCTTATGAAGACCCCCTTGGCTCCGTGCTTTCTGCTATCTCCATTCTCTGCTCTTTAGTTACCATTGCAATATTGTGCATTTTTATTAAATACAAGGATACTCCAATAGTCAAAGCCAACAACAGAGAGCTCAGttaccttctcctcctctcccttgtgTTCTGCTTCTTGAGCTCCTTACTATTTATTGGACGTCCCACGAATGTGACATGTATCCTCCGGCAAACTGCTTTTGGGGTCATCTTCTCTCTGAGTGTCTCATGTATTTTGGCTAAAACCATCATAGTGGTGGTTGCTTTTAATGCCACAAAACCCAACAGTGCATTAAAGAAATGGGTTGGCACCAGAATTCCTTCTTACCTTGTCCCTTTGTGCTCAataattcagtttattttatGTCTAGTCTGGTTGGGGACTGCTCCACCTTACTCAAGTGTTAACCTGGAAATAGCACAGAAAATCATAATACAGTGTTCTGAAGGGTCAATCGAGCTGTTTTATGCCATGATGGGGTATCTGGGCTTCTTGGCCTGTGTCAGTTTCATTGTAGCCTTCCTGGCCCGAAACTTACCTGATAGCTTCAATGAGGCCAAATACATCACATTCAGTTTGCTGGTGTTTGTGAGTGTCTGGATCTCCTTTATTCCAGCCTACCTGAGCACAAGAGGGAAGTACATGGTGGCCGTGGAAGTTTTTGCTATTCTGGCTTCCAGCACTGGACTGCTCGGCTGTATATTTTTCCCCAAGGTTTATATCATCCTAATGAAACCAGACAGAAATACCAAAGACTATTTATTGGGGAAAACAAGTGTCAGGAGCAGAACTGAATTTAGTTGA